A single Antechinus flavipes isolate AdamAnt ecotype Samford, QLD, Australia chromosome 5, AdamAnt_v2, whole genome shotgun sequence DNA region contains:
- the TEX47 gene encoding testis-expressed protein 47, translating into MNIQKKNYPRPQHGRRWEYSDSLGTPQDDPRRRSTHPHAKHGGRQEQKIIIPQVPRKSFLHILEEKRRLQFKKFLLHRLFLVGKISGEVDKKMITEYYEQLYQCILKVHLGENVTGIFLIYPTTILHILESSTGTLYRILQDYVSHEENKDEFFLQDLKILVMSHNIPTRLFMQWYTSVVTVPVMYLEDITQSQSKTEVITECITLVLKLGMYLLKNVKVGTKGPGDNLHNLVPELLLPEEIIKYLCKDEDFLTPAEFLRMYDKPIHVTLDAEVVWPAPVPL; encoded by the coding sequence ctacCCAAGACCACAGCATGGACGCCGATGGGAATACAGTGATTCTTTAGGAACACCTCAAGACGACCCCCGACGACGGTCAACACATCCCCATGCAAAGCATGGAGGACGACAGGAGCAGAAAATAATAATTCCCCAAGTTCCACGAAAAAGTTTCCTACATATTCTGGAAGAGAAACGAagactacaatttaaaaaattcctcctccacagattaTTTCTTGTAGGCAAGATATCAGGAGAAGTGGATAAGAAAATGATTACTGAATACTATGAGCAGCTATATCAATGTATACTCAAGGTTCACCTGGGAGAAAACGTTACTGGGATCTTCCTTATATACCCTACCACCATTCTACACATCCTTGAAAGTTCCACTGGGACACTTTACCGAATTCTTCAAGACTATGTTtctcatgaagaaaataaagatgagttTTTTCTCCAAGATCTTAAAATTTTAGTTATGTCTCATAACATTCCAACGAGACTCTTCATGCAATGGTACACCTCTGTGGTCACTGTACCAGTGATGTATCTGGAAGATATCACACAATCACAATCTAAAACAGAGGTGATCACAGAATGCATCACTCTGGTGCTCAAACTGGGCATGTAccttttaaagaatgttaaagtGGGCACTAAAGGACCAGGAGACAACCTTCACAATCTTGTGCCTGAACTTCTGCTTCCTGAAGAAATCATAAAGTATCTGTGCAAAGATGaagacttcttgactccagcaGAGTTTTTAAGAATGTATGACAAGCCTATTCATGTGACGCTAGATGCAGAAGTTGTGTGGCCTGCCCCCGTACCTCTTTAG